Proteins co-encoded in one Rhopalosiphum maidis isolate BTI-1 chromosome 2, ASM367621v3, whole genome shotgun sequence genomic window:
- the LOC113551153 gene encoding H(+)/Cl(-) exchange transporter 4 isoform X8: protein MIDITTSGTMTERTLNQRSPINLPGSGETEDIPGIGQYEDFHTIDWQRDIARDRMRHRYILKRKQNSFIDLIKSAHDAWSGWLCVLLVGLVTGTVAAIIDIGTSWMSDLKFGICPQAFWLNMEQCCWSSNETSFELDKGNCSQWFYWSELMTSSNYGPFAYIVSYLFYIVWALLFAALAAGLVRMFAPYACGSGVPEIKTILSGFIIRGYLGKWTLLIKSVGIMMCVSAGLSLGKEGPMVHIASCIGNILSYLFPKYGRNEAKKREILSAAAAAGVSVAFGAPIGGVLFSLEEVSYYFPLKTLWRSFFCALVAAFVLSSINPFGNEHSVMFYVEYHRPWMFFELIPFIGLGIIGGVIATVFIKCNIKWCRFRKTSILGQYPVMEVLLLTAVTAILSYPNPYTRMGTSQLIYLLFSQCDVSSNDGLCDYTNDKANVAGPGVYTAMLLLSMAFVLKLVTTIFTFGIKVPCGLFIPSLAMGGITGRIVGILMQQLAAKHPHLWFFDNSCGLPGQEGCITPGLYAMVGAAAVLGGVTRMTVSLVVIMFELTGGVRYIVPLMAAVMASKWVGDALGKEGMYDAHIQLNGYPFLDSKEDIVHTALAADVMQPRRAENLNVLTQSSMSLEDTEILLKETEHNGFPVVVSRESQYLVGYVLRRDLQLAIENAKRTIDGLLPESLVLFTDITQQVMPPPLKLKKILDMAPITITDQTPMETVVDMFRKLGLRQTLVTHNGRLLGVITKKDILRYIKQVDNEDPSSVLFH from the exons GCATGGTCAGGCTGGCTTTGTGTACTATTGGTGGGACTTGTGACTGGAACTGTTGCAGCAATAATTGACATTGGAACATCATGGATGTCAGATCTAAAATTTGGTATTTGTCCACAAGCATTTTGGTTAAACATGGAACAATGTTGTTGGTCATCAAACGAAACTTCATTTGAACTAGATAAAGGAAACTGTTCACAA tggTTTTATTGGTCTGAATTAATGACTTCTTCAAACTACGGACCTTTTGCCTATAtagtatcatatttattttacattgtatggGCATTATTATTTGCAGCTCTTGCTGCTGGTTTAGTCAGAATGTTTGCTCCCTATGCATGTGGATCTGGTGTCCCAGAG ataaaaacaattttaagtggTTTTATAATTAGAGGTTACTTAGGAAAGTGGACTCTACTAATAAAATCTGTTGGAATCATGATGTGTGTTTCGGCTGGACTCAGCTTAGGAAAAGAAGGGCCTATGGTACATATAGCCTCATGTATTg gcaatattttatcatatttgtttCCTAAGTATGGCCGTAATGAAGCCAAAAAAAGAGAAATATTGTCAGCAGCAGCAGCTGCGGGGGTTTCTGTTGCTTTTGGAGCTCCAATTGGTGGAGTCCTTTTTAGTTTAGAagag gttagCTATTATTTTCCTTTGAAAACTTTATGGCGTTCATTCTTTTGTGCTCTTGTTGCTGCATTTGTACTTAGTTCAATCAATCCATTTGGTAACGAACATTCTGTTATGTTCTATGTAGAATATCACAGGCCATGGATGTTTTTTGAACTTATACCATTTATTGGATTGGGAATTATTgga ggTGTAATTGCAACAGTTTTTATCAAATGCAATATTAAATGGTGTCGTTTTCGTAAAACATCAATTCTTGGACAATATCCAGTCATGGAAGTATTATTACTCACAGCTGTAACAGCAATACTGTCATATCCTAACCCATATACACGCATGGGAACTagtcaattaatttatcttcTTTTCAGCCAATGTGATGTATCTAGTAATGATGGTTTGTG CGATTATACTAATGACAAAGCAAACGTAGCTGGACCTGGTGTATACACAGCTATGTTACTTCTATCAATGgcttttgttttgaaattggtcactacaatttttacatttggCATCAAA gTACCTTGTGGTCTGTTTATTCCGAGTTTGGCCATGGGCGGTATAACTGGTCGTATTGTTGGTATTTTGATGCAACAGTTAGCTGCTAAACATCCacatttatggttttttgACAATAGTTGTGGATTACCAGGACAAGAAGGCTGTATTACTCCTGGCTTATATGCCATGGTAGGTGCTGCTGCTGTTCTAGGAGGAGTAACCCGAATGACTG tttcatTAGTGGTCATTATGTTTGAATTGACTGGTGGTGTAAGATACATAGTTCCATTGATGGCAGCTGTCATGGCTAGCAAATGGGTTGGTGATGCACTGGGCAAAGAAGGCATGTATGATGCTCACATTCAATTAAATGGTTATCCGTTTTTGGACAGTAAAGAAGATATTGTTCATACTGCTTTGGCAGCTGATGTTATGCAGCCTcg TCGAGCTGAGAATTTGAATGTTCTTACTCAGTCTTCAATGtcactagaagatactgaaatactattaaaagaaACTGAACATAATGGATTTCCAGTTGTGGTGTCACGAGAATCTCAATATCTTGTTGGATATGTATTACGTAGGGATTTACAATTGGCAATAG aaaATGCAAAACGAACTATAGATGGACTTTTACCAGAATCTTTAGTTCTGTTTACCGACATAACTCAACAAGTAATGCCTCCaccactaaaattaaaaaaaattttagatatGGCCCCAATTACAATTACTGATCAAACACCTATGGAGACTGTTGTTGATATGTTCAGAAAATTAGGACTTAGGCAGACATTGGTTACACATAATgg GAGGCTTTTGGGAGTAATAACAAAGAAAGATATTTTACGTTATATTAAACAGGTTGACAATGAAGATCCCAGTTCTGTACTCTTCCATTGA